The Polyangium aurulentum genomic interval GACGGCGGACGGCGCGGGCGGCTGGTACGTCGAGAGCGCGGCGACGTCGATGGTCACCCCGATCAGGGCGCCGACGTAGCTGCCGAGAATGCCGTACGACAAGTAGAACCCGTCGCACTTCTCGAAGGCGCAAGCGACGGGGAGACCGAAGACGCCGATGCCGACCCCCGTCGCGCCGAGGTTCATCCCGAGCACCGCGAAGCCTCGGCCGACCCTGCCGTGGGCCCAGTGAACGATGGGCCCGCCGAGGACGAGGCCGCCGATGCCTGCCGGCCAGCTCAGCGCCACGCCCGTATCGCCAAACAGGAGCGACGGTACGGCGGCGGTCGTCACCGAGGCTCCGGCGACGATCAGCGTCTGATGGCCATACCAGACCTCGCGCGGCGCCGGTTGCATCGACGATTGCGGAGCCAAGGCCGTGGCCGTCGATGGCTGACCAGAAGGTGGCGACGACGGCTGCGCACGCGCGGGCGTCGATGCTGCAAGAACGGTCAGGAGAGATGCCGGGATCGACCAGAGAGATCGCATGTTTCCTCGCTTGGGGGTCGACGCGAACGCCGGATCGCGCTCGCCCACGACCTCCGCGCGAGGTTGCAAAGATGATTCCCGCCGAGATGCCGCCCGCGCCAGGCGACCGTTCGAAATTCGTCGATGTGGCGGGCGGGATGCAAGGCAGGCGCGTCCGGCGCGCGCGTCAACGCCCCCACTTGATGCGCGTGTATGCAATTCGAAAACCCTGACGCTCGGCATTGCGCTGGGAGGCGCTCCCGGGCGCGGCTCCCATCATCGCGAGATCGCAGCCGGCGTCGACGGCGAATCGCAACCTCGCGGCCAGCAGCGCTCGCTGCCCCCCGAGGCGCCGCGCCTGTGGAATCGTGCTCGCACCGGCGAGGAGCGCCACGCCTTCGTGGACGTGCATGGATCCCGTCCCGATCGGGCGACCGTCGAGCTCGGCGACGAAGCAATGCGTGTCGAGCGCGCGCGCGCTCACGCGGCCGAGATCCCGCACGAACGCGGCGACCTCGGGCGTCTCGCCCCATCCCTCCGCCGCGACGGCTGCCCACCCATCCGCCTCGTCCTCGCGCTGCCCGTCGATACGCCGAACGGTGACGCGCGCGCCGGGATCGATCGACGGAAGGGCGCGATCGACCAGCGGCTGATAGAGAAGGCTCGTGAGCTCGATCGGGCGATAGCCGCGCTCGGCGAAGAGCGATAGCAACGAGGGATCCGCGAGCGGACTGACCTCGTGGAGCGCCGGCGCGCCTCTCTCCGCGAAGAACGCCTCGATGGCCTCGAACTGCGCGCCGTCCGGCTCGCTGAACATGCCGAGCCCGAAGGTCTGGGTGAGCGGCGATCCGACGCCGTCGAAGAGCGCGTACGTGCCGCCGATGTCCTTCCAGATCGCGCCGGTGGACGGCTCGAGCCGCCCGCGCGAGTCGACGATCACGGCATTGGCGTGGCCCTCGGTCCGCTCGAGCCGGCGGGAGAGCGTGAGGTCGACGAGGGGAAAGGTCTCGACGGTGCGTGTCATCCGTGCGGGGCTACAACGCTCGCGTCGAGGAATGAAGCCCCATTCGTGCCCGAATCGTGCCGCCGCGACCCGAAAGGGGTTTGCGGACGACCGTCAGCCCCGGCCGCGCCGCCGCGCGAGGAGCGCGCTGCACGCGCCCGCCAGCGCGAGCAGGGACCAGGCGCTCGTCCGATCGCGGCCCGGGGCGGCCGTGCACCCACTCGACTCGGCCGGTTCGACGCCCGGCGGCGGCGGCTCCTCGGGCTCTTCCGGCGGCGGCTCCTCGGGGCGCATCGAATACGCCGCGTCGAGCTCGGGGCAAGCGGAGGGCGGTGGCGGGCCGATCGGCGCTTCGCAATCCCCGCCCGGGGACGCGGGCGTGCAGGTGGTGAACGAAAAGACGAGGTCGTCGGTCGGAGAGGCGCCGGACAGCGTCTTGATCGATTTGTGGAGGACGGCCGTGTATTTGGTGGACGGCTGCCACGGCGCCTGTGCCGTGACGCGGAGGACGTTTGCCCATTGATCGCCGCGGTACACGCTGACGGTCGTGGGCACCACCTGACCCATGGCGTCGTGCACGGTCACGACGGCGTCGTCGATCGTGGCTCGGTCCATTCCCTCGCCGAAGAACAGGACGATCTTTCCGTCGGGGCGGGTGTTGTCGAGCGTGGCGAGCGGATAGGCGTCGTCCGGGTACGCTCCGATGACCACGTCGCTGGCCGAGGGATTGCCGTCGAGGCGGCGGAGGATCTCGCGGTAATACCCCGCGGTGACCCGAGCCCCGAAGGGGTAGCCGCCGGGCGTCCGCGGATCGCGCAGGCTCTTTCTGGCCCAGGGAAACTTCG includes:
- a CDS encoding GNAT family N-acetyltransferase; this encodes MTRTVETFPLVDLTLSRRLERTEGHANAVIVDSRGRLEPSTGAIWKDIGGTYALFDGVGSPLTQTFGLGMFSEPDGAQFEAIEAFFAERGAPALHEVSPLADPSLLSLFAERGYRPIELTSLLYQPLVDRALPSIDPGARVTVRRIDGQREDEADGWAAVAAEGWGETPEVAAFVRDLGRVSARALDTHCFVAELDGRPIGTGSMHVHEGVALLAGASTIPQARRLGGQRALLAARLRFAVDAGCDLAMMGAAPGSASQRNAERQGFRIAYTRIKWGR
- a CDS encoding Ig-like domain-containing protein yields the protein MHTPHVSSKKRPIAALAFLLAAIGVTPTASATGMQGHIYMAQCAAEQVTDPRLRALFDAHRNDLSNGAFFPDSGYTADDHDQGEIPHWEQYVQGYVEVIRARYEKPFENPESAAHVAFLMGLAAHGITDSTFDSLLYERADGVDPGDMKDFDMAMDIFLVHDHPRYYLPEIAIDTKTQSEIFHQKINHPVSPEAIDAAMSTAWSGISVVAQFLYLGADEWGTKFPWARKSLRDPRTPGGYPFGARVTAGYYREILRRLDGNPSASDVVIGAYPDDAYPLATLDNTRPDGKIVLFFGEGMDRATIDDAVVTVHDAMGQVVPTTVSVYRGDQWANVLRVTAQAPWQPSTKYTAVLHKSIKTLSGASPTDDLVFSFTTCTPASPGGDCEAPIGPPPPSACPELDAAYSMRPEEPPPEEPEEPPPPGVEPAESSGCTAAPGRDRTSAWSLLALAGACSALLARRRGRG